A portion of the Limanda limanda chromosome 3, fLimLim1.1, whole genome shotgun sequence genome contains these proteins:
- the usp8 gene encoding ubiquitin carboxyl-terminal hydrolase 8, with protein sequence MPAVSTGVRELYLSTSLGDLNKKAEIKPDKTSTRSYVQSACKIFKAAEECRLDRDEEKAYVMYMKYLTVYDIIKKRPDFKEQPDYFMTMLGQNSFKKAIEEAEKLSDSLKLRYEEVEVRKKLEEKERQEEKKRKEEMTEKDGGQGSLKASSGNKKDSKKVKGEKNELKNATSKAAVPAGGITAEKLFHMMKDQTITIIVMDARSHTNFEESHIQVPVQTCISVPEEAISPGITVTQIETKLPDVSKELWRQRGFVDYIVLLDWFSSVTDLKLGTTLKSLKDALFKWDSRTILRSEPLVLEGGYENWLLFYPMYTTNAKVRPPRQNIPSTLPQLNFSYPSLEEPKPPSPPPPEPEVIHKPPEATGPVLVNGVTPADPPTSKTSMVIDVLPDIVNSHVNVSTDSGPDLNKKGPSCQSPASAKAFPQFDRAKKPFVQVSDEPKPSQNGSAKDSSLNGPVVPDRTGKPSFMPNNSLSKEEQSQIHSEVVAVMEKAKQEQEKRTQARRLEEESREKEQKELKEREESETMTKEEDETKHQEKKKLERQKAEEEEDKQNRTWGKEPNSDAPSKSMSLDSPAPNHIVSEIKREPLTRARSEEMGRSVPGLPDGWMKFLDTVTGTYRYYHSPTNRVHLYPPEVSVPQTPPSTPPTAKQKPPRPAEQDAKTDGEREQSKLKRSYSSPDISQDLREEAQKKVSVPTVAAVIPTINRETKPVNAKVYSKVEITRPSAAKIRSLNPTFGGQGTSLTGLRNLGNTCYMNSILQCLCNTPAMAEYFNNNYYMEDINRYNILGHKGEVAEEFGVIMKALWSGLYKCISPRDFKITIGKINEQFAGYDQQDSQELLLFLMDGLHEDLNKADNRKRYKEEENDHLDDQAAADMAWGKHKLLNESIIVALFQGQFKSTVQCLTCHRKSRTFETFMYLSLPLASTSKCSLQDCLRLFSKEEKLTDNNKVFCRHCKAHRDSTKKLEIWKVPPILLVHLKRFSYEGRWKQKLQTTVDFSLDSLDLGQYVIGPKQTLKRYGLYGVSNHYGGLDGGHYTGYCKNATKQRWYKFDDHEVAEISTSSVKSSAAYILFYSAL encoded by the exons ATGCCTGCCGTGTCCACCGGGGTCAGAGAGCTGTACCTGTCCACGTCCCTGGGAGACCTCAACAAGAAGGCAGAGATCAAGCCGGACAAGACGAGCACCAGGAG CTATGTTCAGAGTGCCTGCAAAATCTTCAAGGCGGCGGAGGAGTGCCGTCTGGACCGAGATGAGGAGAAAGCTTATGTGATGTACATGAAGTATTTAACAGTATATGATATCATCAAGAAACGACCAGACTTCAAGGAGCAACCG GACTATTTCATGACCATGCTTGGGCAAAACAGCTTCAAGAAAGCCATCGAAGAAGCTGAGAAGCTTTCTGATAGTCTTAAACTCAG GTATGAGGAAGTGGAGGTTCGTAAAaaactggaggagaaggagagacaagaggaaaagaaaagaaaagaggaaatgacaGAGAAAGATGGTGGTCAAGGGTCTCTGAAAGCATCATCAGGAAACAAGAAGGACAGCAAAAAG GTAAAAGGAGAGAAGAATGAGCTGAAGAATGCAACCTCAAAGG CTGCGGTGCCAGCTGGTGGGATCACAGCTGAGAAACTGTTCCACATGATGAAGGATCAGACGATTACAATAATCGTGATGGATGCTCGCAGCCACACAAACTTTGAGGAGTCCCACATTCAAGTCCCAGTGCAGACCTGCATCAGCGTGCCTGAGGAGGCGATCAGCCCAGG AATCACCGTGACTCAGATTGAGACAAAGCTACCGGATGTTTCCAAAGAGCTTTGGAGGCAGCGAGGATTTGTGGATTATATTGTCCTGCTGGACTGGTTCAGTTCTGTCACTGACCTTAAACTGGGCACTACCTTGAAGAGCCTCAAAGATGCACTcttcaag TGGGACAGCAGGACCATCCTGCGTAGTGAACCACTGGTGTTGGAGGGCGGCTACGAGAACTGGCTGCTGTTTTACCCCATGTACACGACCAACGCTAAAGTTCGGCCCCCCAGACAGAATATCCCCAGCACCCTCCCTCAGT TGAACTTCAGCTACCCGTCCCTAGAGGAACCAAAGCCCCCGTCCCCGCCTCCACCAGAGCCTGAAGTCATACACAAGCCTCCGGAAGCCACAGGTCCTGTGTTGGTGAATGGTGTGACACCAGCAGATCCCCCAACATCTAAAACCTCCATGGTTATCGACGTATTGCCCGACATTGTCAATTCGCACGTCAATGTGTCCACTGATTCTGGTCCGGACCTTAATAAAAAGGGCCCATCCTGCCAGTCACCTGCATCAGCCAAAGCCTTTCCACAG TTTGACCGTGCCAAGAAACCCTTTGTCCAGGTGTCAGACGAGCCTAAGCCCAGCCAGAACGGTTCAGCGAAGGACTCCAGCCTGAATGGCCCAGTTGTCCCTGACCGCACGGGCAAACCATCCTTCATGCCCAACAATTCACTGTCGAAGGAGGAGCAAAGTCAGATTCACTCGGAGGTGGTGGCAGTGATGGAGAAGGCAAAGCAAGAGCAGGAGAAACGCACCCAGGCGCGGCGTTTAGAGGAAGAGAGCCGGGAGAAGGAACAGAAAGagctgaaagaaagagaggagagtgagACGATGACAAAGGAAGAAGATGAGACGAAGCATcaggagaaaaagaaactgGAAAGGCAAaaggcagaagaagaggaagacaaacagaacaGGACCTGGGGAAAGGAGCCGAACTCTGACGCACCATCAAAGAGTATGTCTCTGGATTCACCGGCTCCCAACCACATTGTTAGTGAAATTAAG AGGGAGCCCCTGACTAGAGCAAGGAGTGAAGAGATGGGCAGGAGCGTACCAGGCCTTCCAGATGGCTGGATGAAG tTTCTTGACACCGTTACTGGAACGTACCGATACTACCATTCTCCAACCAACCGCGTGCACCTGTACCCTCCTGAGGTCTCGGTTCCACAGACCCCACCCTCCACTCCGCCAACAGCTAAACAGAAACCGCCACGACCAGCTGAGCAGGATGCCAAAACCGACGGCGAGCGGGAACAGTCTAAACTGAAACGCTCCTACTCCTCCCCTGACATCAGCCAGGACCTGAGAGAGGAGGCGCAGAAGAAAGTCTCCGTCCCGACCGTCGCCGCGGTCATACCCACGATCAACAGAGAAACCAA ACCTGTCAATGCTAAAGTCTATTCGAAAGTGGAGATTACGCGGCCGTCAGCTGCCAAAATTCGCAGCCTGAATCCTACTTTTGGAGGTCAGGGCACGTCACTGACTGGCCTTCGTAACCTTGGAAACACATGCTACATGAACTCCATCCTGCAGTGTCTGTGTAACACCCCGGCCATGGCTGAGTACTTCAACAACAATTACTACATGGAGGACATCAACAG GTACAACATCCTTGGTCATAAAGGGGAGGTGGCAGAGGAGTTTGGCGTGATCATGAAGGCGCTGTGGTCCGGTCTGTACAAGTGCATCAGTCCGCGAGACTTCAAGATCACCATAGGCAAGATCAACGAGCAGTTTGCTGGCTACGACCAGCAAGACtcccaggagctgctgctgttcctcatGGACGGGCTGCACGAGGACCTGAACAAG GCGGACAACAGGAAGCGgtacaaggaggaggagaacgacCATCTGGACGATCAGGCGGCAGCCGACATGGCCTGGGGAAAACACAAGCTGCTGAACGAGTCCATCATCGTAGCGCTGTTCCAGGGGCAGTTCAAGTCCACCGTGCAGTGTCTGACCTGCCATCGCAAGTCCCGGACATTTGAGACCTTCATGTACCTGTCGCTGCCTCTGGCCTCCACCAGCAAGTGCTCCCTGCAG GATTGTCTGAGGCTGTTCTCCAAGGAAGAGAAGCTGACGGACAACAACAAGGTGTTCTGCAGACACTGCAAGGCCCACAGAGATTCCACCAAGAAACTGGAGATCTGGAAAGTCCCGCCCATTCTCCTGGTGCACTTAAAACG attcTCGTATGAGGGGAGAtggaagcagaagctgcagacaACCGTAGACTTTTCTCTCGACAGTCTGGACCTGGGTCAGTATGTTATTGGACCCAAACAGACCCTGAAGAGATACGGCCTCTATGGAGTTTCT AACCACTACGGGGGATTAGATGGCGGCCATTACACAGGGTACTGTAAGAACGCCACCAAGCAGCGCTGGTACAAGTTTGACGACCACGAGGTGGCAGaaatctccacctcctctgtcaAGTCGTCTGCAGCTTACATTCTGTTTTACTCTGCCCTGTGA